The proteins below come from a single Campylobacter sp. CCUG 57310 genomic window:
- the tatB gene encoding Sec-independent protein translocase protein TatB, whose translation MFGMSLPEIIMIAVIAVLFLGPEKLPQTMVEIAKFFKTFKKTINDAKANFDQEIKIQELKEDARKYKESFTQTTQSVRKKLTFEELDEIKKGVSDVTGGLSENLNSIKKDIESIENPKEMIKDKILNSSTEQKSEAKGDDSVTAIKSEEKKEA comes from the coding sequence ATGTTTGGTATGAGCCTACCTGAAATCATCATGATAGCCGTTATTGCAGTGCTTTTCTTAGGGCCTGAAAAGCTTCCTCAAACCATGGTCGAGATAGCGAAATTTTTTAAAACATTCAAAAAAACCATAAACGACGCTAAGGCGAATTTCGATCAAGAGATAAAAATTCAAGAACTCAAAGAGGATGCCAGAAAATACAAAGAGAGTTTTACTCAAACAACCCAAAGTGTGCGCAAAAAACTTACCTTTGAAGAGCTTGACGAGATCAAAAAAGGAGTTAGCGACGTTACGGGCGGACTTAGCGAAAATTTAAATTCCATTAAAAAAGATATAGAAAGCATAGAAAATCCAAAAGAGATGATAAAAGATAAAATTTTAAACTCAAGCACAGAACAAAAATCCGAAGCAAAAGGCGATGATAGCGTAACTGCAATAAAATCTGAAGAGAAAAAAGAGGCGTAA